In a genomic window of Spirosoma agri:
- a CDS encoding LOG family protein, which yields MEETKENVHRSETQSTERITQDLPKRDELLLTPDELRIKEAFQDRNWSEIKVADSWVIFKVMAEFVEGFDKLAKIGPCVSIFGSARTKPDNPYYKMTEEIAAKLVRHGYGVITGGGPGIMEAGNKGAFEEGGKSVGLNIRLPFEQHSNIYIDPDKSINFDFFFVRKVMFVKYAQGFVVMPGGMGTLDELFEAMTLIQTRKIARFPIVLVGRAFWTGLLDWIQEVMLGQEHNINPEDMKLVSLVDTPTEAVKAIDDFYSKYLLKPNF from the coding sequence ATGGAAGAGACAAAGGAAAATGTTCACCGCTCTGAAACGCAGAGCACCGAACGCATTACGCAGGATTTACCCAAGCGCGACGAGTTACTTCTTACCCCCGACGAACTACGTATCAAAGAAGCGTTTCAGGATCGAAACTGGAGTGAAATTAAGGTAGCCGATTCATGGGTCATCTTTAAGGTCATGGCGGAGTTTGTGGAAGGCTTCGATAAACTGGCTAAAATTGGCCCCTGTGTGTCCATTTTTGGCTCGGCCCGTACCAAGCCCGACAATCCATACTACAAAATGACGGAAGAAATTGCGGCCAAACTGGTTCGTCATGGCTATGGCGTCATTACGGGTGGTGGTCCCGGCATTATGGAAGCGGGCAACAAAGGCGCGTTTGAAGAAGGCGGAAAATCGGTTGGCCTAAATATCAGACTACCCTTCGAGCAACACAGCAATATTTACATCGATCCCGACAAGAGCATCAACTTCGATTTTTTCTTTGTCCGGAAAGTGATGTTCGTCAAATACGCTCAGGGGTTTGTGGTGATGCCCGGTGGCATGGGTACGCTCGATGAGCTATTCGAAGCGATGACCCTGATCCAGACCCGCAAAATTGCCCGTTTCCCGATTGTATTGGTTGGACGGGCGTTCTGGACCGGCTTGCTCGACTGGATTCAGGAGGTGATGCTGGGTCAGGAGCATAACATCAACCCAGAAGATATGAAGCTGGTTAGTCTTGTCGATACACCGACCGAAGCCGTCAAAGCAATCGATGATTTTTACAGCAAGTATTTGCTGAAGCCTAACTTTTAA
- a CDS encoding helix-hairpin-helix domain-containing protein: MINRFQSLIRDYFGFSHRESRGFIVLLILTLLCLSIPFLYRYINSRKSADTAATSAADQRKLDSLVALMKAEEARQPAFGSTPEKDKTTAERFTEPKLFAFDPNTVSIVGWQQLGLPRWLAERIDKYRSKGGKFRKKEDLLRIYDFPPDLYEQLEPYVKLADRPSSEKFSTDRTSESVVAGKPYPSDGYKASNRPAFAERPAKPAVQPFDINTADTTQLIALKGIGSKLAGRIIKFRDALGGFVAPEQFRDIYGLDSLALEELQKFGKIQSTPRRIPINTASAEELDRHPFLTRRQAEVIVRYREQHGAYSSAESLKPIRILDAKTIEKITPYIEFWLIDAWPT, translated from the coding sequence ATGATCAATCGTTTCCAGTCGCTCATCCGCGATTACTTCGGCTTTTCCCACCGCGAGTCGAGGGGATTCATCGTCCTGCTCATTCTCACCCTGCTCTGTCTGAGCATTCCGTTTTTGTACCGGTATATCAACAGTCGAAAATCGGCGGATACCGCAGCTACATCAGCTGCCGATCAGCGCAAACTCGATAGCCTGGTGGCGCTTATGAAAGCGGAGGAAGCCAGACAGCCCGCCTTCGGTAGTACACCCGAGAAAGACAAAACCACGGCTGAGCGATTTACGGAACCCAAACTGTTCGCGTTCGATCCGAATACGGTCAGTATCGTCGGCTGGCAGCAGTTGGGTTTGCCACGCTGGCTGGCCGAACGGATTGACAAATACAGAAGCAAAGGCGGGAAATTTCGAAAGAAAGAAGATCTGCTCCGGATATACGATTTTCCGCCTGATTTATACGAACAACTGGAGCCATACGTGAAACTCGCGGATCGTCCATCGTCGGAAAAATTTTCGACAGATCGGACAAGCGAGTCCGTTGTCGCCGGGAAGCCATACCCGTCTGATGGGTACAAGGCGAGTAATCGTCCTGCCTTTGCCGAACGACCGGCAAAACCCGCAGTGCAGCCGTTTGATATCAACACCGCCGACACGACTCAATTGATTGCGTTGAAAGGCATCGGCTCCAAACTGGCCGGTCGAATTATCAAGTTCAGGGACGCACTCGGCGGATTCGTTGCGCCCGAACAGTTCCGGGATATCTACGGCCTCGATTCGCTGGCGCTGGAGGAGTTGCAGAAATTCGGTAAGATTCAGTCCACCCCGCGTCGGATTCCGATTAATACCGCCAGTGCCGAGGAACTGGACCGGCACCCTTTTTTAACCCGTCGGCAGGCTGAAGTCATTGTCCGATACCGGGAGCAGCACGGGGCCTACTCATCAGCGGAGTCACTGAAGCCGATCCGGATTCTGGATGCGAAGACAATTGAGAAAATTACGCCGTACATCGAGTTTTGGCTGATCGATGCCTGGCCAACATAA
- a CDS encoding PQQ-dependent sugar dehydrogenase has translation MSNVEEAGILPTFFTTEKKAPSVRAVNAYPKLTFESPVEYTYANDGSNRVFVVEQEGRIKVFENNTNATSAQTYLDIRKNVGYGGEMGLLGLAFHPKFNENGFFFVNYTKNNPRETVVSRFKASSTDASQVDPKSEVILFKFKQPYSNHNGGKVLFGPDGYLYVSTGDGGSGGDPQNNGQDRSSWLGKILRIDVNSTQKGNYGIPDDNPFTGNKEGLREEIYAYGLRNPWRLSFDEKGQLWAGDVGQNELEEIDIVTKGGNYGWRIKEGRADYNDKNNPAPKDLIAPIWEYSHRNGDVSVTGGLVYRGQRVPSLRGKYIYADYASGRVWALTQTGNKTATNQNVVERAGSISAFGEDKQHELYLCDLGAGKILKLISE, from the coding sequence ATGAGCAATGTAGAAGAGGCTGGTATTTTGCCAACCTTCTTCACAACGGAAAAAAAGGCTCCTTCCGTACGCGCCGTCAACGCGTATCCAAAATTAACATTCGAGTCGCCCGTAGAGTACACGTATGCCAACGATGGCAGCAACCGTGTGTTTGTGGTCGAGCAGGAAGGGCGCATCAAGGTGTTCGAGAATAACACCAACGCCACCTCCGCCCAGACCTACCTGGACATTCGCAAAAATGTCGGCTACGGTGGTGAAATGGGCCTGTTGGGCCTGGCTTTTCACCCGAAATTCAACGAGAACGGTTTTTTCTTCGTCAATTACACCAAGAACAATCCCCGCGAAACAGTGGTCAGTCGGTTTAAGGCGTCTTCGACTGATGCCTCACAGGTCGATCCGAAATCCGAAGTTATCCTGTTCAAATTCAAGCAGCCCTATTCGAACCATAATGGCGGCAAAGTACTGTTCGGACCTGATGGTTATCTATACGTGTCGACGGGTGATGGCGGCAGTGGGGGCGATCCGCAAAACAATGGACAGGATCGAAGCAGCTGGCTCGGCAAAATACTGCGTATCGATGTAAACAGCACGCAGAAAGGAAATTACGGTATTCCTGACGATAACCCATTCACGGGCAACAAAGAAGGTTTGCGCGAAGAAATTTATGCGTATGGCCTACGTAATCCGTGGCGTTTGAGTTTCGATGAAAAAGGACAACTGTGGGCTGGCGATGTTGGTCAGAACGAACTCGAAGAGATTGATATTGTCACGAAAGGCGGCAACTACGGCTGGCGTATCAAAGAAGGTCGGGCCGATTACAATGACAAAAACAATCCAGCGCCTAAAGACCTGATCGCACCAATCTGGGAATACAGCCATCGCAACGGTGACGTATCCGTAACGGGCGGACTAGTCTATCGCGGTCAGCGAGTTCCCTCGTTGCGGGGTAAATACATCTACGCGGATTATGCCAGTGGACGCGTGTGGGCGCTGACACAGACCGGAAACAAGACGGCTACGAACCAGAATGTGGTGGAGCGAGCAGGTTCCATATCGGCTTTTGGGGAAGATAAGCAGCACGAATTGTATCTATGCGACCTGGGTGCGGGAAAAATCCTGAAGCTCATTAGCGAGTAA
- a CDS encoding serine O-acetyltransferase: MIVANSSFLDHLQAQRSQYRYKLPSRPEAGRFIDQLMRLLFPVTQDCQSASQQIEETYQKLHQQLIHLFQPLSATLPASPDVITDQFFEQLPAIYDNLLLDAHAIVDNDPAAIGIEEVVAVYPGFYAIAVYRIANELLRLNVPLLPRMLTEYAHGHTGIDIHPGAQIGRSFFIDHGTGVVIGETTIIGDNVKVYQGVTLGATHVAKSMAQKKRHPTIQNNVVIYANATILGGRTVVGHDSVIGGNVWLTNSVEPYSLVYNQHQTDVRLKPLDDGEPINFVI, from the coding sequence ATGATTGTTGCTAATTCGTCTTTCCTCGATCACCTACAGGCTCAGCGGAGTCAGTATCGTTACAAACTCCCATCCCGGCCTGAGGCCGGTCGCTTCATTGATCAGCTGATGCGGCTGCTGTTTCCGGTGACTCAGGATTGTCAGTCGGCATCGCAGCAGATTGAGGAAACCTACCAGAAGCTCCACCAGCAGCTCATTCATTTATTTCAGCCCTTGTCGGCAACCTTACCAGCTAGTCCTGACGTTATTACGGATCAATTTTTCGAGCAATTACCCGCGATTTATGACAACCTGCTGCTCGATGCACATGCCATCGTTGACAACGATCCCGCAGCGATTGGGATCGAAGAAGTCGTAGCCGTATATCCGGGGTTTTACGCCATTGCGGTCTATCGCATTGCCAATGAACTGCTCCGGTTGAACGTCCCGCTCCTGCCCCGCATGCTGACCGAGTATGCGCACGGACATACGGGAATCGATATACACCCCGGTGCGCAGATTGGCCGTTCGTTCTTCATCGATCACGGTACGGGCGTCGTCATCGGCGAAACGACGATTATTGGTGATAACGTTAAGGTCTATCAGGGCGTGACCCTGGGCGCGACGCACGTGGCCAAGTCAATGGCGCAGAAAAAACGGCATCCGACCATTCAGAACAACGTTGTGATCTACGCAAATGCCACTATTCTGGGTGGGCGTACCGTTGTCGGTCATGACTCCGTCATTGGCGGTAACGTCTGGCTGACCAATAGCGTTGAACCGTATTCACTGGTTTACAATCAACACCAGACCGACGTTCGGCTGAAGCCCCTTGACGATGGCGAACCGATCAATTTTGTCATCTGA
- the cysK gene encoding cysteine synthase A, translated as MRANSILDTIGQTPHVRLNKLFPGYEVWMKLERANPGASIKDRIALAMIEDAEAKGILTSDSTIVEPTSGNTGIGLAMVAAVKGYKLILVMPESMSVERRKIMAAYGAEFDLTPRELGMKGAIARAHELVDATPDAWMPQQFENPANIAIHKRTTAQEILADFPDGFDALITGVGTGGHITGVAEVLKETFPNLKVYAVEPEASPVISGGAPGPHPIQGIGAGFIPANLHVDAIDGSIQVSREDAFAWAQRVAKEEGIFVGISSGASLAAIAQKLPDLAPGSKILTFCYDTGERYLSIEGLY; from the coding sequence ATGAGAGCAAACTCCATCTTAGACACGATCGGCCAGACACCCCACGTACGGCTCAACAAACTTTTTCCGGGCTACGAGGTCTGGATGAAGTTAGAGCGGGCTAATCCCGGTGCAAGCATCAAAGATCGCATTGCACTGGCGATGATCGAAGACGCCGAAGCCAAGGGAATACTGACGTCGGACAGTACGATCGTTGAACCGACATCCGGCAATACGGGGATCGGGCTGGCGATGGTTGCAGCCGTGAAAGGCTATAAGCTGATTCTGGTTATGCCCGAATCCATGAGCGTTGAGCGACGCAAGATTATGGCGGCATACGGCGCCGAGTTTGACCTAACACCCCGCGAGCTGGGCATGAAAGGAGCCATTGCGCGCGCTCATGAATTAGTCGATGCAACACCGGATGCATGGATGCCCCAACAATTCGAGAATCCGGCCAATATCGCTATTCACAAACGAACAACCGCTCAAGAAATTCTGGCTGACTTTCCTGACGGGTTCGACGCCCTGATCACCGGCGTTGGCACAGGCGGCCACATTACGGGCGTTGCCGAAGTGTTGAAAGAAACATTCCCAAACCTGAAGGTCTACGCAGTTGAGCCGGAAGCATCACCCGTGATCAGCGGGGGCGCACCGGGTCCTCACCCCATCCAAGGCATTGGTGCCGGTTTCATTCCCGCCAATTTACACGTCGACGCCATTGACGGTAGCATTCAGGTCAGCCGCGAAGATGCGTTCGCCTGGGCGCAGCGGGTGGCTAAAGAAGAGGGCATTTTTGTTGGTATCTCGTCGGGAGCTTCACTGGCGGCCATCGCTCAAAAATTGCCCGATCTGGCTCCAGGAAGTAAAATCCTTACATTCTGTTACGATACGGGTGAACGATATTTGTCGATTGAGGGGTTGTATTGA
- a CDS encoding YitT family protein yields MIQHSSTYRVIRDTIFITAGVLSAGMGIKGFLVSSHFIDGGVTGVSMLLASLFNIPLPIWLLVINLPFIALGYRQFGRQFAFKSTLGIAGLSLSLALIPYPDVTPDLLLTSVFGGFFIGAGIGLAMRGGAVLDGTEIAALLISRTSHVFKVSDVILVLNVLIFSAAAFFLGVSPALYSMITYFAASKTIDFIIHGIEEYTAVLIISKHHVAIRDQIIERGWGVTVLKGEEGYGKHGSHHDIESVLYVVLTRLELSRLRNMITLTDPNAFVIQHTVDDVAGGKVKSLPLH; encoded by the coding sequence ATGATTCAACACTCTTCCACCTATCGCGTTATTAGAGATACAATTTTTATTACAGCCGGGGTTCTTAGTGCCGGTATGGGCATTAAAGGATTTCTGGTTTCGAGCCATTTCATCGACGGCGGAGTCACTGGTGTTTCGATGCTGCTGGCTTCGCTGTTCAATATTCCCCTTCCGATCTGGCTGCTTGTCATAAACCTGCCTTTTATTGCATTAGGTTACCGACAATTCGGCCGGCAGTTTGCCTTCAAAAGTACGCTTGGCATTGCCGGACTCTCGCTTAGCCTGGCGCTCATTCCTTACCCGGACGTTACGCCCGATTTGTTGCTAACTTCCGTTTTTGGTGGTTTTTTTATTGGTGCTGGTATCGGTCTGGCGATGCGTGGGGGCGCAGTACTGGATGGCACTGAGATTGCGGCTCTCCTCATCAGCCGAACGAGTCACGTGTTTAAGGTAAGCGATGTCATCCTGGTCCTCAATGTACTGATTTTCAGTGCAGCCGCTTTCTTTCTGGGTGTTAGTCCGGCGCTTTATTCCATGATCACCTATTTCGCGGCTTCAAAAACGATTGATTTCATTATCCACGGTATTGAGGAGTATACCGCCGTTCTGATTATTTCCAAACACCATGTGGCTATTCGTGACCAGATCATCGAGCGGGGTTGGGGCGTCACTGTCCTGAAAGGCGAGGAAGGCTACGGAAAGCATGGCAGCCACCACGACATAGAATCGGTTCTATACGTGGTACTTACCCGCCTTGAACTGAGCCGGTTACGCAATATGATTACGCTGACCGATCCGAATGCCTTTGTTATTCAGCACACCGTCGATGATGTAGCCGGGGGCAAAGTTAAAAGTCTGCCGTTGCACTAG
- a CDS encoding NmrA family NAD(P)-binding protein, which produces MRIAIIGATGMLGQPVTHEFIRAGFSIRIIARPGFRNRKRQ; this is translated from the coding sequence ATGCGTATTGCCATTATTGGAGCGACGGGTATGCTTGGTCAACCAGTTACGCATGAATTCATCAGGGCGGGTTTCTCGATACGGATCATTGCCCGTCCTGGCTTTAGAAACCGGAAACGACAATAG
- a CDS encoding TetR/AcrR family transcriptional regulator — METIERKPRSRENTRSGILGTAKTIARREGWQAVSIRKIADAIEYSAPIVYEYFDSKDVLLNEIRNEGFRFLHQEYERILKLYRDPEKRLYEISLIQWEFAQQQPEIYQVMYNLDGAYCTLPVGQSDAMKEVSDTVCEIIFSFIPKAKESIQRLYFEWWSISHGMIVLSMFLKDQQPLDKSEQIYREAMRRFVRGLR, encoded by the coding sequence ATGGAAACAATCGAGCGCAAGCCACGTTCCCGCGAAAATACCCGCTCCGGGATTTTGGGAACTGCAAAAACCATTGCCCGTCGTGAAGGCTGGCAGGCGGTTTCGATCCGTAAGATCGCTGACGCCATTGAGTATAGTGCCCCCATCGTTTACGAATATTTCGACAGTAAAGACGTTCTACTGAACGAGATCCGGAACGAAGGATTCAGGTTCCTGCACCAGGAGTATGAACGCATCCTGAAATTATACCGTGACCCCGAAAAGCGACTCTACGAGATCTCGCTCATTCAATGGGAATTTGCCCAACAGCAGCCTGAAATTTATCAGGTTATGTACAATCTGGATGGGGCTTACTGCACGCTTCCCGTTGGCCAGTCGGACGCTATGAAGGAAGTAAGTGACACGGTTTGTGAAATTATCTTCTCCTTCATTCCCAAAGCAAAAGAAAGCATCCAGCGACTGTATTTCGAGTGGTGGTCTATCTCGCACGGCATGATTGTTCTGTCCATGTTTTTGAAAGATCAACAACCACTTGACAAGTCAGAGCAGATTTACCGGGAAGCCATGCGCCGGTTTGTTCGCGGATTGCGTTAA
- a CDS encoding SAM-dependent methyltransferase: MAWYHNFFYGLPQDAWKAAQTEEQTQLDLELLVETLEFGPDDRVLDIFCGYGRHALPLARMGAHVTGVDISAEYIDELNRVANAQKLSLEAVQADFLTMPIAELAHATPFDAAYCLGNSFSFFPRHDMLALLTRIANVLTPGGRFLAHSEMIAESILPDYQERNWQPVGEAEPPILFLVENQYDPLESRIDSYLTYVRAGETQTRMAQHFVYTLAELCHLFVEAGFRVVACYGTVEGEPYSLGDEGVWLLAERV; the protein is encoded by the coding sequence ATGGCCTGGTATCATAACTTTTTTTACGGATTACCGCAGGATGCCTGGAAAGCGGCCCAGACCGAGGAACAAACACAGCTTGATCTCGAATTGCTCGTTGAAACGCTGGAGTTTGGCCCGGACGACCGGGTGCTGGATATATTTTGCGGATACGGACGTCACGCGCTGCCGCTGGCCCGGATGGGTGCCCACGTCACGGGCGTGGACATTTCAGCAGAATATATCGACGAGCTTAATCGGGTCGCCAACGCGCAGAAACTGTCGCTGGAAGCGGTACAAGCCGATTTTCTGACTATGCCGATCGCAGAGCTGGCCCATGCTACGCCGTTTGATGCCGCCTATTGTTTGGGAAATAGCTTTAGTTTTTTTCCCAGACACGACATGCTGGCTTTGCTGACCCGAATTGCGAATGTACTGACGCCCGGCGGACGGTTTCTGGCGCATTCCGAAATGATCGCCGAATCAATACTGCCCGATTATCAAGAACGTAACTGGCAACCCGTCGGCGAGGCAGAACCGCCCATTCTTTTTCTGGTCGAAAACCAGTACGATCCACTCGAAAGCCGAATCGATTCGTATCTGACGTATGTGCGGGCGGGGGAAACCCAAACCCGGATGGCGCAACATTTTGTATACACACTGGCTGAGCTTTGCCATCTGTTCGTCGAGGCTGGATTCCGCGTGGTGGCCTGTTACGGTACGGTGGAAGGAGAGCCTTACTCGCTTGGTGATGAAGGCGTATGGCTACTAGCCGAACGAGTCTGA
- a CDS encoding redoxin domain-containing protein, whose translation MLTPGQKAPDFTLFNTERNEISLSSFHGKNVVVLFFPMAFTSTCTVELCEMRDNIATYMGLNADIVAISVDSPFTLAKFKEEQALPFDLLSDFNKEASQAYDTYYETFVMNLKGVSKRSAFVIDGDGIIQYAEVLESAGDVPDFAAVRETLASLN comes from the coding sequence ATGCTTACCCCCGGACAAAAAGCGCCTGATTTCACGCTTTTCAACACAGAACGGAACGAAATATCGCTGTCGAGCTTTCACGGCAAGAATGTCGTTGTCCTGTTTTTTCCAATGGCTTTTACCAGCACCTGTACCGTTGAGCTGTGCGAAATGCGCGATAACATTGCCACCTACATGGGTCTGAATGCTGACATTGTCGCCATTTCGGTTGACTCACCGTTTACGTTAGCTAAGTTCAAAGAAGAACAGGCGCTTCCGTTTGATCTGCTGTCTGATTTTAACAAAGAAGCGTCACAGGCGTACGACACCTATTACGAAACGTTTGTTATGAATCTGAAGGGCGTCAGCAAACGGTCTGCCTTTGTCATTGATGGCGATGGCATTATCCAGTATGCTGAAGTGCTCGAAAGCGCGGGCGATGTGCCTGATTTTGCGGCTGTTCGGGAGACACTTGCTTCGCTGAACTAA
- a CDS encoding ROK family protein produces the protein MQNYWGIDLGGTKIEGVILSAPSPDAVIIRKRIDTEAHRGYDHIMGQIIRLIDMLKAETGLSPERIGFGTPGTFDPARQTMKNCNTTVLNGRPMKQDLARLLGVPVAVANDANCFALAESTMGIVPDVVPNFQTVFGVIMGTGVGGGVVIKGRDGVPFVLNGLQGIGGEWGHNILEENGHPCYCGKRGCNEQVISGPALQRYYQQISGEERTMKEIMERYTEGNDLFASQTVNRLLEYFGRAVSVIINILDPDAIVLGGGVGNVDLLYTEGVERAKKYVFNSREINTQFLKPKLGDSAGVFGAALL, from the coding sequence ATGCAGAACTACTGGGGTATTGACCTGGGCGGCACCAAAATCGAAGGAGTTATCTTGAGCGCCCCCTCGCCCGACGCCGTTATTATCCGCAAACGCATCGATACGGAAGCCCACAGAGGGTATGACCACATCATGGGTCAGATCATTCGGCTCATCGATATGCTCAAAGCCGAAACGGGGTTGTCTCCGGAGCGCATTGGTTTCGGTACGCCCGGCACCTTTGATCCGGCCCGGCAGACCATGAAAAATTGCAACACGACCGTGTTGAATGGTCGTCCCATGAAGCAGGATCTGGCTCGTCTGCTCGGCGTTCCGGTCGCGGTAGCCAACGATGCCAATTGCTTTGCCCTGGCCGAGTCGACAATGGGTATTGTTCCGGATGTGGTTCCTAATTTCCAGACGGTATTCGGGGTGATCATGGGCACGGGCGTTGGCGGAGGAGTCGTGATTAAGGGTCGCGACGGCGTTCCTTTCGTTTTGAATGGATTACAGGGTATCGGGGGCGAATGGGGACATAACATCCTGGAAGAGAACGGTCATCCGTGTTATTGCGGCAAACGGGGTTGCAATGAGCAGGTCATTTCAGGTCCGGCTCTGCAACGGTATTATCAGCAAATCAGTGGCGAAGAGCGGACCATGAAGGAGATTATGGAGCGCTATACAGAGGGCAATGACCTGTTCGCCAGTCAGACCGTCAATCGCCTGCTCGAATACTTCGGACGAGCCGTTTCCGTCATCATCAACATCCTCGATCCGGATGCAATCGTGCTCGGGGGCGGGGTTGGCAACGTCGATCTGCTTTATACCGAAGGCGTTGAACGGGCAAAAAAATATGTGTTCAACTCCAGGGAGATAAACACACAGTTCTTGAAACCAAAGCTGGGTGACAGCGCCGGAGTTTTTGGGGCGGCCCTGTTATAG